ATGCCCACCCGCACCATGGCTGCAACACTCAACCCCATACCCACCATAAAGGTCATACTGCTAAGGTTCAAGGCAATTTGGTTGGCCGCTTGCGGGTTTTTTCCAAGCACACCGCTCAGCCATATGGCGGCGGTGAAAATGGCCACCTCAAAGAACATCTGTAGGGCGGAGGGAAACCCCAGTTGCACAATTTTTTTGATTACCTTTCTTTCAATCTTGGCAAAGTTGAACCCGGTCACATAAAAACTGAATTTCTTCTTTTGTTTCAGTAGAAACCAAAAAAAGAACAACATGATGAAACGCGATGCAAGTGTTCCGATTGCGGCCCCTACGATACCCAACTTAGGAAAACCCAAAGCACCAAAAATAAGCAGGTAGTTTAAGGTGATATTGACGACGTTGGCCAAAATGGTGGCATACATGGGGTATTTGGTCTGCGACAGTCCTTCTGAAAATTGTTTGAAGGCCTGGAACATGATCAAGGGCACCAATGAAAAGGCGACCAATTCAAGATAAGGGATTGCCAATTCGACCACCTCTGGCGGTTGGTCCATATGGTGCATCAGGGGTTTGCACAATAGCATGACAAAGAACAACGAAAACCCCAGCAAGGTGCAAAGCACCAATCCATGTTTTAAGGCACTTTTGCCGTCGAAGGTATTGCCCGCCCCATCAGCTTCGGCCACTAGAGGCGTAATGGCCGTCGAAAAACCGATGCCCAGCGACATGGCAATAAAAATGAAGCTATTGCCCAATGAAACCGCGGCCAGTTCTGCCGTACCCAATTGCCCCACCATGATATTGTCGGCAAAGGCGACAAAGGTGTGCCCCAACATCCCCAAAATCACGGGGTAGGCAAGTTTTAGGTTATAGCCAAATTCTTTGGTGTACTGTTTAAACACAAACCAGATTTTGAAAGCCCCAAAGATAGGGTGTTATGTTGGGTTGCATTGACCTAGTGGGAATGTTTTGGGCCGTATTCTCTACTGAGAACCTTCAGAAAAAGCCTCCTGAAGAATGGATTCCATTTCAGGATGCCCAACATCCATATCGCCATATTCTTTCCGCGCTGCCAAAAGGGCTTGTTTCATTTTGGAAATTATTCCGGCATGTTCAGGGCCACCTTGAACATTGTACGGTTCTTTGGGGTCTATTCATTACATTTTATCGTTGTTCTTTGCCTCCTCCCAAAAAACATCCATTTCGGCAAGTGTCATTTCCTTTAACGACTTGCCGTTTTCTTTGGCTTTTTCTTCCAAAAATTTAAAACGTTCGATGAACTTTTTATTGGTACGTTCCAGCGCATTTTCAGGGTTCACTCCCAAGAAACGGGCGTAATTGACCATAGAAAACAATACATCGCCGAATTCTTCTTCGATACGGTTTGTCTGCCCCGCTTTTACCTCTTCTTGCAGTTCGCCCAATTCCTCTTTCAGTTTTTCGAAAACCTGTTCGGGACGCTCCCAATCAAAGCCTACGCCTGCCACTTTTTCTTGAATACGGTTGGCCTTGACCAAGGCCGGCAAACTAGTGGGCACCCCTTGCAGCACACTTTTCTTGCCCTCTTTCAACTTTATGTTCTCCCAATTCTGTTTTACCTCTTGTTCGTTCGCTACGGTAACATCGCCGTAGATGTGTGGGTGACGGTTGATCAATTTCTCGCAAATATCGTTGGCCACGTCTGCAATGTCAAAATCATCGGTCTCAGAGCCGATTTTTGAGTAAAAAACAATATGCAACAACAGATCGCCCAGTTCTTTTTTGATTTCTTGCATATCTGCATCAAGAATGGCATCGCCCAGTTCGTAGGTTTCCTCGATGGTCAGGTGGCGCAGCGATTGCATGGTCTGCTTTTTGTCCCATGGGCACTTGGCCCGTAGATCATCCATTATGGTCATAAGGCGGTCAAAGGCCTTCAATTGTTCTTTTCTATTGTTCATACCCTGTTTCTTAAAATTCAAAGCTACAAACTCAAGGTAAATGCCCCCAGCGAATTGCAAAAAAGAAATCCCCACTTATCAACTGGTAAAAAACTGATAAAAGTTCTTTTTTAATAAGCGCATCACTTTGTATCTTGTATGCTTATTCATTTATAAAACCATTACGTATGCCGCGCTACCACATTACCTTCTGCCTTGTTCTCTTTTCCGTATTCACTTTCAACACTTCTTTGATGGCCCAACAAAACTTTGAGAAACAGATCGACTCTATACTGAATTTAATGACCCTTGAAGAAAAAGTGGGCCAAATGAACCAATATAACGGCTTTTGGGATGTAACGGGCCCGGTGCCCAAAGAGGGTAATGCCGCTGAGAAGTACGAGCACCTTAAAAAGGGCATGGTGGGATCCATGCTGAACGTACATGGTGTGGAGAATGTTCGAAAGCTACAAGAGCTTGTGGTGAACGAGTCGCGGTTGGGCATTCCGTTGCTATTTGGCTTTGACGTAATACACGGTTATAAGACACTGGCTCCCATTCCCTTGGCCGAAGCGGCCAGTTGGGATCTGGAGGCCATTGAACGTTCGGCCCGTATAGCGGCGAAAGAAGCTGCCGCAGTGGGCCTGAACTGGACCTTTGCCCCTATGGTGGACATTTCCCGTGATGCCCGATGGGGCCGGGTGATGGAAGGCGGTGGTGAAGACCCCTATCTGGGGGCCAAGATCGGGGTGGCCCGTGTCAAAGGCTTTCAGGGCGATGATCTTGCCGCCCCCAATACCATTGCGGCCTGTGCCAAACATTTTGCAGCTTATGGCTTTGCAGAGGCCGGGCGCGATTACAACACAGTCGATATCGGTTTGAACACCTTATACAATATAGTTTTGCCGCCCTTTGAAGCCGTGGTCAACGCAGACGTTCGAACCGTTATGAACGCCTTCAACATATTGAACGGAATACCCGCAACGGGCGATGCCTTTTTGCAACGGGAAATACTCAAGGGAAAATGGAACTTCGATGGCTTTGTCATTTCAGATTGGGGATCCGTTGGTGAAATGGTTCCGCATGGACATGCCGAAAACCTTGAACATGCGGCCGAATTGGCGGTAAAAGGAGGTTCGGACATGGATATGGAATCAACCGCCTATGTTACCCATCTTGTAGATTTGGTCAAAGCCGGAAAAGTAGAAGAAAAGTGGGTAGATGATGCCGTTCGCCGCATTTTAAGGGTGAAGTTTGAACTTGGCCTTTTTGAGGATCCTTTTCGCTATTGCAATGAAAAGCGTGAAAAAGAACGACTTTACCATCAAGACCACCTCAATGGGGCGCTTGATATGGCGACCAAATCGATTGTTCTCTTAAAAAACGAGAACGACCTATTGCCTCTGTCAAAAGACCAAAAAAACATTGTGATTATCGGCGATCTGGCCGATGACAAAAACAGTCCGTTGGGCAGTTGGCGATTGGCCTCTGATGACAATACGGCTGTTTCCGTTTTGGAGGGATTGCACACCTACACCAAAAACTACACCTATGTGCAAGGGCCCAAGATCTTTGATGACAAGGCCGACTTTTTGCACCACGTAAAAGTGCACGACAGCACTGAAGGCATCACCGAAGCTGTGGAAGCCGCCAAGAATGCGGAAGTGGTCGTCATGGTCTTGGGCGAGCACGGCTTTATGAGCGGTGAGGGCCGAAGCCGCACCAACTTGAACCTCCCCGGAAAACAACTTGACCTGCTCAAAGCGGTACACCAGGTGAACAAGAACATCGTTCTGGTATTGATGAACGGTCGCCCACTGACTATTACTTGGGAGGCGGCGAACATTCCCGCCATTCTTGAGACGTGGCATTTGGGAAGCCAAACCGGCCATGCCATTTCCAAGGTTTTGTTCGGTGATTACAACCCGAGTGGCAAATTGCCGATGACCTTTCCCAGAAGTGTGGGGCAAATACCCATCTATTACAACCACTACAGTACGGGAAGACCTGTCGAACAACCCAATGTGTTCTGGTCACACTATGGCGATGAGAGCAATAAACCCCTCTATCCTTTTGGTTACGGTCTGAGCTATACTTCCTTCAAATACGACGACCTTCGAATCGATTCAAGTGACCCAAAGAACATCAATGTCTCTGTAACGGTGGCCAATACAGGAAAGGTCAAGGGGGAGGAAGTGGTACAGTTGTATATTCACGACCGGGTGGCAAGCATTGTGCAGCCCGTGAAAAAATTAAAGGGTTTTAAAAAGATCATGCTGGCACCGGGAGAAACCCGTGAGGTTACCTTCACCCTGACCGATGCCGAATTGGGCTTTTATGATCAATCCCATAACTGGGTGGTAGAACCGGGCACTTTTGACGTGATGGTGGGTACCAGCTCGGTGGAAGGGTTATCGGAAAGCTTTACCCTCAAATAACAGAAAAACAGACACACTATGAAGCCAGTTTCAGTATTGATCTGCCTTTTTGCCGCAGTTACCACTTTTGCACAAGAAATCGTTCAACTGCCAATGGGCAATACCAAAGGAATTGTATGGGCAGGTGCTGAAAAAGAATACTATTCGCCCATTTGGTACACGCAGGTAGTGACCAATGTTTCGGTACCGACCATGCAGGTTTTTCGCCCTTCGATGGAGCACAACACCGGCACCGCCGTGATCGTGGCCCCCGGTGGTGGGCTCTACGCATTGAGTATCAACAGTGAGGGCAACGATGTGGCCAAATGGCTGAACAAAAAGGGCATCACCGCATTTGTCTTGAAATACCGCTTGGTGCCCACAGGTGAGGATGGGGTCGCTGAAATCACCCAATTGTCAATGTCAGACCCTGATAAAATTAGGGAAGAGGTCGCAAAGGTCATTCCCATTTCCATTCAAGATGGTTTGAACGCCATTGCCCATGTGCGCAAGAATGCCTCAGAATACGGTGTAAATCCTGAAAAGATAGGGTTTATGGGCTTTTCAGCCAGTGGGGCGGTCACGATGGGTGTAGGTTACAACTATTCCGAAGAAAACAAACCCAATTTTCTGGTACCCGTATATCCGTGGACGGATGCCATGCCCGTACAAGATCCAAAACCCGATGCCCCGCCCATGATCATCATCTGTGCCACCGACGACCCCTTGAGGCTGGCAAAAGGTTCGGTCGCGCTTTACAAATCGATGCTTGACGCGAAGAAATCCGTAGCCCTGCACATGTACGCCAAAGGGGGGCATGGGTTCGGTATGCGAAAACAGGGGCTGCCTTCAGACCATTGGATCGAACGTTTTTACGAGTGGTCGGTGGCCCAGGGCATAACCCAACCCAAACCGTAGTTTTTATGGGGCAGTTTGTTTGGCTGTTGCTGTTTGCATTTGTTTCGATGGGTGCCCAGCAAAATGAAAGTTTTCGGGATGAGGTGCTCGCAATCGAAAAAAAGTATGATACCCTTTGGGACGCTTCAAGGCCTACCATTGTCTTTACGGGCAGTTCGAGCATTCGCCTATGGCACGATCTGGAAGAACGCTTTCCGCAGTACCAGATCATCAACTCTGGCTTTGGGGGCTCACAAGCCTACGACCTACTGGTGCATTTAGATAGGTTGGTATTGAAATACCGTCCTAAAAAAGTATTCATTTACGAGGGCGACAATGATATCAGCTTTAAAAAGAAACCACGAAAAATAGTGGAGACCTTCAAGACCATCGCACATAAAATTCATGCCAAGGACCCGACCACCCAAATAGTGCTGATATCGCCCAAACCCAGCATTGCCCGTTGGCGGTTGCGCAGGCGCTACAAACGGCTCAACCGAAAGCTCAAAAAGTGGGCCGAGACCAACCCCAATCTGAACTTTGTGGACGTTTGGGGTATAATGCTCAACAACCGAAAGGTCAATAAAGACCTCTTTGTTGAAGACGGCCTGCATATGAACACATTGGGGTATGAACTCTGGTACAAGGCCCTAAAAGACCATGTCACCATTGAAAAAACCGAAAAAAACTATTATTATTTGAAAGAATAATACCGACCTGTACCGTACCCTGTTGTGTAACTTTGTGCCATACCGTTTTAAAAACCGATTAAAAATTTACATCATGTTGAGATCGACCATCTTCAAAAGTTCGTTGGCCATTTTGCTTATTGTAGTGGTAGCGGCCTGTGGCGAACAGAAAAAGAAAATAACGTATCCTGAAACCGATTTGGCCGAAGCCCCCCTTATTCCCAAGCCCTTGAAAGTGGTACCGACCCATTCGGCTTTTGGCCTCGATGCCAAAACAGCCATTTATACTACGCAGACCGACCCCGCCTTTGAAAAAGTGGGTGTTTTTCTCGCCCAAACGATCAAAGACCGCTTGAACCTTGATCTGTATGTAAATGGCGGTACCGATGAGACGGTTGAGCGCATCATCTTTATCAACCAGACCGATACCGTTGGTTCCGATAACCCCGAGGCGTATCAGCTCTACATCAAAAACGACTCTGTCTTACTGAACGCAAAGACTGCCGAGGGGGCCTTTCGTGGCATACAGACCCTACGGCAACTGATTCCCGAAACCAGCAACGACACCTTGGCCGAACGGCCCATGTGGTTGATTCCTTCCGGAAAAATCATCGATGAGCCGATTTTCGAATACCGCGGGGCGATGCTCGATGTGGCACGGCATTTTTTTACGGTTGATGAAGTTAAAAAGTTCATCGACCTACTGGCCTATTACAAGTACAACGCGTTTCATATGCACCTGTCAGACGACCAAGGGTGGCGTATTGAGATAAAGTCGTGGCCGAAACTGACCCAGGTCGGCGGACAGACCGAGGTGGGCGGTGGCCCCGGTGGGTTCTATACCCAAGAAGAGTTTAAAGAACTGGTCGATTATGCCGCCGAACGGTACATACAGATCATTCCTGAAATCGACATGCCCGGCCATACCAATGCGGCCTCGTTCAGCTACCCCATATTGGATGGTACCGGCAAAAAGTTGCGTGCCTATACGGGCACCCATGTGGGATTCAGCACTTTCGACGCCCGTAAAGATACCGTGTACGCCTTTGTAGACGATGTGGTACGAGAGATAGCGGCCATTTCACCCAGTCCCTTCTTCCATATCGGGGGCGATGAGAGCCATGCCACCAAAAAGAACGATTATATACATTTTGTTGAAAAGGTGGAGAAAATCGTGCAAAAGCACGGCAAGCGAATGGTGGGGTGGAACGAGATCGCCCAGGCCAAAATCGACCCCTCAACGGTGGTACACCTTTGGAACGAGCCCCACCACGCCCTGAAAGCGGCCCAAAACGGCTCAAAGATCATTCTATCGCCTGCCAAAAGGGCCTACTTGGACATGCAGTACGATTCACTCTCAAAACATGGTCTGCATTGGGCGGCCTTTATACCTGTTGACAGTGCCTACGTTTGGGATCCGGCCACCTATGTCGAAGGCTTGCCACGCGAAAGCATTTTGGGCTTTGAGGCGCCCCTTTGGTCAGAGACCATCAGCAACAGTGCCGAGCTGGAGTACCTGGCCTTTCCACGGGCCATCGGCTATGCCGAACTGGCATGGACACCTGCCGAACAGCGCGATTGGGAGAGCTATAGAAAGCGCTTGGCCGAACAGACCCCCTACCTCGACCGTATGAACGTGAATTATTACCCCTCAAAACTGATTGATTGGAAAGAAAATAAATACACTTTTAAAGAAATCGAGAAGGATTAAGGCGCCCGACCGTGTAATTTTTGGGATACGCATCGGTTCGATCCAAAAGCGCGGTTTTGTTGAATTATATTATCATTTAACGAATACTTTTTCTTTATCGCAAATGCTCAATAAATAGTATTTTGGTATGAAAAAGTATAAATATGGGCTTATTTACACGTTGAACATTCATGGAAATGACCAAAAATCTTGACCCCTTTGAAGATGCTGCCCTGACCACCATCTTGGTCGTTTCCGATATGGCAAAATCAAAATCGTTTTATGTAGATGTGCTCGGAGTTGAAATCTATCGCGAATATGGCGGCGATTCGCTGGTATTGCAGTTTTTGGGCAACTGGCTGCTGCTGGTCAGCCCGGGTGGCCCAACAGAAGACAAACCCGATACCCATTTTATGCCGCCGATGGACAAAAATTCAGTAAGCCAATCGTTTACGATTCGCGTCAAAGACTGTGTTCGATCATACCAGGTCTTACAATAACGCGTTGCCGATTTTATAACGTCCCCGTTGGCAAGAGGTTCTGAGACCCGTTGTTTTTTCAGGGATCCCGATGGCCATCTATTTGAAATAAGTGAATACCGAGAACCATGAAAACCACCGACCCGCCCATTATTATTGAAAAAAACATTGAAGTTTCAAAAGACCAGTTGTGGAAGGCCCTGACCGACCCCGGCCAGATGCGGCAATGGTTCTTTGAGAACATTCCTGATTTTAGGCCCGTGGTAGGTTTTGAGACCGAATTTCCAGTGGTCTCAGATGGCAAGACATTTACACATCTTTGGCAAGTTACCGAGGCCAAGCCCCATGAAAAGATAAGTTACCGATGGCGGTATGCCGAGTATGGGGGTGACTCCGTCGTACATTTTCAAATCAACGGTTCGGGCGATGATTGCCAGCTACAGCTCACCCTTGAAATCCTCAAAGCTTTTCCACAAGACATTGCCGAGTTCAAGCGCGAAAGCGGCATTGCCGGTTGGAACTATTTTTTAGATAGG
This portion of the Flagellimonas lutaonensis genome encodes:
- a CDS encoding MATE family efflux transporter gives rise to the protein MFKQYTKEFGYNLKLAYPVILGMLGHTFVAFADNIMVGQLGTAELAAVSLGNSFIFIAMSLGIGFSTAITPLVAEADGAGNTFDGKSALKHGLVLCTLLGFSLFFVMLLCKPLMHHMDQPPEVVELAIPYLELVAFSLVPLIMFQAFKQFSEGLSQTKYPMYATILANVVNITLNYLLIFGALGFPKLGIVGAAIGTLASRFIMLFFFWFLLKQKKKFSFYVTGFNFAKIERKVIKKIVQLGFPSALQMFFEVAIFTAAIWLSGVLGKNPQAANQIALNLSSMTFMVGMGLSVAAMVRVGIQKGLQNFQELRRIAQSVFFLTFLLEIVFAALFLLGRHWFPTIYLDLDDVVNMADNTEVIVLAAQLLLVAAFFQISDGIQVVVLGALRGLQDVKIPTGITFIAYWVIGFPISYYLGLHTDFKSVGIWIGLLAGLTASAALLYLRFDYLTKRLIQKV
- the mazG gene encoding nucleoside triphosphate pyrophosphohydrolase: MNNRKEQLKAFDRLMTIMDDLRAKCPWDKKQTMQSLRHLTIEETYELGDAILDADMQEIKKELGDLLLHIVFYSKIGSETDDFDIADVANDICEKLINRHPHIYGDVTVANEQEVKQNWENIKLKEGKKSVLQGVPTSLPALVKANRIQEKVAGVGFDWERPEQVFEKLKEELGELQEEVKAGQTNRIEEEFGDVLFSMVNYARFLGVNPENALERTNKKFIERFKFLEEKAKENGKSLKEMTLAEMDVFWEEAKNNDKM
- the bglX gene encoding beta-glucosidase BglX, which produces MPRYHITFCLVLFSVFTFNTSLMAQQNFEKQIDSILNLMTLEEKVGQMNQYNGFWDVTGPVPKEGNAAEKYEHLKKGMVGSMLNVHGVENVRKLQELVVNESRLGIPLLFGFDVIHGYKTLAPIPLAEAASWDLEAIERSARIAAKEAAAVGLNWTFAPMVDISRDARWGRVMEGGGEDPYLGAKIGVARVKGFQGDDLAAPNTIAACAKHFAAYGFAEAGRDYNTVDIGLNTLYNIVLPPFEAVVNADVRTVMNAFNILNGIPATGDAFLQREILKGKWNFDGFVISDWGSVGEMVPHGHAENLEHAAELAVKGGSDMDMESTAYVTHLVDLVKAGKVEEKWVDDAVRRILRVKFELGLFEDPFRYCNEKREKERLYHQDHLNGALDMATKSIVLLKNENDLLPLSKDQKNIVIIGDLADDKNSPLGSWRLASDDNTAVSVLEGLHTYTKNYTYVQGPKIFDDKADFLHHVKVHDSTEGITEAVEAAKNAEVVVMVLGEHGFMSGEGRSRTNLNLPGKQLDLLKAVHQVNKNIVLVLMNGRPLTITWEAANIPAILETWHLGSQTGHAISKVLFGDYNPSGKLPMTFPRSVGQIPIYYNHYSTGRPVEQPNVFWSHYGDESNKPLYPFGYGLSYTSFKYDDLRIDSSDPKNINVSVTVANTGKVKGEEVVQLYIHDRVASIVQPVKKLKGFKKIMLAPGETREVTFTLTDAELGFYDQSHNWVVEPGTFDVMVGTSSVEGLSESFTLK
- a CDS encoding alpha/beta hydrolase, with the translated sequence MKPVSVLICLFAAVTTFAQEIVQLPMGNTKGIVWAGAEKEYYSPIWYTQVVTNVSVPTMQVFRPSMEHNTGTAVIVAPGGGLYALSINSEGNDVAKWLNKKGITAFVLKYRLVPTGEDGVAEITQLSMSDPDKIREEVAKVIPISIQDGLNAIAHVRKNASEYGVNPEKIGFMGFSASGAVTMGVGYNYSEENKPNFLVPVYPWTDAMPVQDPKPDAPPMIIICATDDPLRLAKGSVALYKSMLDAKKSVALHMYAKGGHGFGMRKQGLPSDHWIERFYEWSVAQGITQPKP
- a CDS encoding GDSL-type esterase/lipase family protein produces the protein MGQFVWLLLFAFVSMGAQQNESFRDEVLAIEKKYDTLWDASRPTIVFTGSSSIRLWHDLEERFPQYQIINSGFGGSQAYDLLVHLDRLVLKYRPKKVFIYEGDNDISFKKKPRKIVETFKTIAHKIHAKDPTTQIVLISPKPSIARWRLRRRYKRLNRKLKKWAETNPNLNFVDVWGIMLNNRKVNKDLFVEDGLHMNTLGYELWYKALKDHVTIEKTEKNYYYLKE
- a CDS encoding family 20 glycosylhydrolase — protein: MLRSTIFKSSLAILLIVVVAACGEQKKKITYPETDLAEAPLIPKPLKVVPTHSAFGLDAKTAIYTTQTDPAFEKVGVFLAQTIKDRLNLDLYVNGGTDETVERIIFINQTDTVGSDNPEAYQLYIKNDSVLLNAKTAEGAFRGIQTLRQLIPETSNDTLAERPMWLIPSGKIIDEPIFEYRGAMLDVARHFFTVDEVKKFIDLLAYYKYNAFHMHLSDDQGWRIEIKSWPKLTQVGGQTEVGGGPGGFYTQEEFKELVDYAAERYIQIIPEIDMPGHTNAASFSYPILDGTGKKLRAYTGTHVGFSTFDARKDTVYAFVDDVVREIAAISPSPFFHIGGDESHATKKNDYIHFVEKVEKIVQKHGKRMVGWNEIAQAKIDPSTVVHLWNEPHHALKAAQNGSKIILSPAKRAYLDMQYDSLSKHGLHWAAFIPVDSAYVWDPATYVEGLPRESILGFEAPLWSETISNSAELEYLAFPRAIGYAELAWTPAEQRDWESYRKRLAEQTPYLDRMNVNYYPSKLIDWKENKYTFKEIEKD
- a CDS encoding VOC family protein gives rise to the protein MTKNLDPFEDAALTTILVVSDMAKSKSFYVDVLGVEIYREYGGDSLVLQFLGNWLLLVSPGGPTEDKPDTHFMPPMDKNSVSQSFTIRVKDCVRSYQVLQ
- a CDS encoding SRPBCC family protein, with translation MKTTDPPIIIEKNIEVSKDQLWKALTDPGQMRQWFFENIPDFRPVVGFETEFPVVSDGKTFTHLWQVTEAKPHEKISYRWRYAEYGGDSVVHFQINGSGDDCQLQLTLEILKAFPQDIAEFKRESGIAGWNYFLDRLKIYLEAS